The following proteins are encoded in a genomic region of Actinomycetota bacterium:
- a CDS encoding metal-dependent hydrolase, which yields MILWHTGATLAILWFVFRGSTRLDYRLAMLGSILPDLVDKPVGRVLFRDQLDSGRLWGHSLLVNVLFFSVLFFMRGRGKRRLVLVPVGSLLHLALDGVWAQPRVFWWPLFGWEMPAHPIEGGWLVYLQPQILLLEALGAGLLLWMFAAHGMLNREGLRAFVRTGHLEMARERTP from the coding sequence GTGATCCTCTGGCACACCGGCGCGACGCTCGCCATCCTCTGGTTCGTGTTCCGGGGCAGCACGCGGTTGGACTACCGGCTCGCCATGCTCGGGTCCATCCTGCCCGACCTCGTCGACAAGCCGGTGGGCAGGGTCCTGTTCCGTGACCAGCTCGACTCCGGACGTCTGTGGGGGCACTCGCTCTTGGTGAACGTCCTGTTCTTCAGCGTCCTGTTCTTCATGCGGGGCCGGGGGAAACGCAGGCTGGTCCTCGTCCCCGTCGGCTCCCTCCTGCACCTCGCGCTCGATGGGGTCTGGGCGCAGCCTCGGGTCTTCTGGTGGCCGCTGTTCGGATGGGAGATGCCGGCGCACCCGATCGAGGGAGGTTGGCTGGTCTACCTGCAGCCCCAGATCCTGCTCCTCGAGGCGCTGGGGGCCGGCCTGCTCCTGTGGATGTTCGCCGCGCACGGGATGCTCAACCGCGAGGGGTTGCGCGCGTTCGTCCGCACCGGCCACCTCGAGATGGCGAGGGAGCGAACCCCGTGA